The Triticum aestivum cultivar Chinese Spring chromosome 6D, IWGSC CS RefSeq v2.1, whole genome shotgun sequence genomic sequence ATCCTGGACGCGATGTCGGACATGTGCGCGTGCCCGACGGTGCGCACGCGGCGGCACATCAAGAAGCGGCCGCAGCTGGAGACGGTGGAGATGAAGGTCCGGATCGACTGCGAGGGCTGCGAGCGCCGCATCCGCAAGGCCGTGGACGGCATCCGCGGGGTCACCGGCGTCGAGGTGCTCCCGAAGCAGAACAAGGTGGCCGTCACCGGGTACATCGACGACCCGGCCAAGCTGATGCGGCGGGTGGCGCGCAAGACCGGCAAGAAGGTGGAGCCGTGGCCGTACGTGCCCTACGACGTGGTGCCGCACCCCTACGCCCCCGGCGCCTACGACAAGAAGGCGCCTCCCGGCTACGTCCGGAACGTCGTCGCCGACCCCGACGCCGCGCCGCTCGCCAGGGCCTCCTCCACCGAGGTCAAGTACACCTCCGCCTTCTCAGACGAGAACCCCAACGCTGCATGCGCCGTCATGTAGTCGGTGCTCGTGCGTAGCCATCCTTTAGCCAGGCCTTCCTTCGGCTAAGCTTGTAGTAGGTCCGTGTAATTTTTGGAGGTCGTCTGTATAATTATTTTGCACGTTGTACTCAACCCACAAAGTGAAATTGTAAATTATAGTACTTGTTTATTGCCTTTACGTAGCTAGTAGTTAGCTTGTTACAGTAGTTTGTGATTTTGAACCAGGGGATTCAGTTCCTTGTTTAGTGTAAGATACTACTATATATTTTAATGAACTTCACATGTATAATTATCAAATTGTTGATTCTTGTTTATGTTTAGAGTTACAATTCCATTTCTTACCTTTATTTTAACGTTTGTGGCAACAGTTACGTTATTTGACAAAAAAGTAATCATCTGTTATCTAATTTAAGCAAACTTGTGTCACTAATTAGGGCATATTCAATGGTGGTGCTATCTTAGAGGTGCCACATGGAATAAATGTTGATGCGAAGGAGAGAGTAGCATAATATATCTTATTCATTTTATTTTAAAAGATGATCTCTTAACACAATATGTCTTAccacgtttttaggaataactagttatctatatctatactactattaaaagagcaaacataaCCCCCTCTAAAGCCACACAGCGAAGTGTACACAGAAGTACCGGAGACGTTAGATCAATCAAACTAAATTACATCCAACAATCAATATTACATTCAAGGTCTGCCACACAAACTAACGCTCCAGATTAAATGTTCTGCCAGGCAGACCACCCCACGCACTTCCTGCCCCTCCGCACGCATTTGAACCCAACAAATTATCCACTGCCCCAATGGCGCCCCTGCCTTTCTTCCCCACCGCTATGCTCCCCTCTCCCCACGGACGCCTCCCAGCCTCTGCCGCCGCCCCGCGCGACGGACGCCATCCCTCCCCTATTTCCCTCTTCACCTCCACGgccacgccgcgtcgccgcccgaGCCCCACTGCGGTCGCTATGATCCGCCGCGCCGCCCCACACCCGAAGCTGCAGTCGAGATGCATCTGAGCGAGAACGAGGGGATCGAGGGCGTGCGGTTCGCGGTGACTGGCGGGCAGGGCTTCGTCGGCGCCGCGCTATGCCTAGAGTTGATCCGCCGCGGCGCCCTGGAGGTCTGCTCTCTCGACGGCTCGACCTGCGCGATTCCTCCTCTTGGTCCCAGTAGCTCCTCGATGCCAGTGTCCGCTTCTTCCAAggttctctccctcactctctttTGCTTAAATTACTGTGGTTTTTTTCTTCTGTCGCCATGAGTGGGCGTGAGACTGCGTCGCAGGGAAGAAGGTAATTTGTTTTTCTGTCCAATGCATTGAAGCTATAATGTACGTGCTTAGTAAATTGTTTAGGGCGGTGTGAGACTTATAATGCCTGCCAAGTGCCAACTTAGTGAATTGATAAACCAGGAATTTTGTGTTTTTTACTTGACTTGATTTTGCACAATTCAGTTATGTGTCCACTGAATGGATTTGACA encodes the following:
- the LOC123140870 gene encoding heavy metal-associated isoprenylated plant protein 27, yielding MGILDAMSDMCACPTVRTRRHIKKRPQLETVEMKVRIDCEGCERRIRKAVDGIRGVTGVEVLPKQNKVAVTGYIDDPAKLMRRVARKTGKKVEPWPYVPYDVVPHPYAPGAYDKKAPPGYVRNVVADPDAAPLARASSTEVKYTSAFSDENPNAACAVM